One genomic window of Moorella glycerini includes the following:
- a CDS encoding thiamine pyrophosphate-dependent enzyme produces MRELLIGNHALARGAWEAGVRVAAAYPGTPSTEIIEALARYPEVYAEWAPNEKVALEVAIGAAIGGARSLAAMKHVGVNVAADPLMTLAYTGVNAGLVLVSADDPGLFSSQNEQDNRFYARLAQIPCLEPADSQEVKDMTMLAFSLSEEFDTPVMLRLTTRIAHSYSLVELGQRREVPLKDYVKQPAKYVMLPAFGKVRHRVVEERRLKLAAYAETTPLNRVEWADRRAGVITAGISYQYVKEALPGVSILKLGLTYPFPEKLIRDFVRAVETCYVVEELEPFLEDQIRALGLPVTGKELVPRVDELSSLIVARTVGARVAAVAPELVCPDLAAVALPAMTAAGNPAAGSTVLAPGEAEGVREQGTATAAAGEEVAAASGQGGAAAPAATLTGFPAAADLPGRPPLMCPGCPHRGVFYVLKKLGLVVAGDIGCYTLGATPPLQAMDTCICMGASLGVAMGLEKARGPEFARRVVAVIGDSTFLHSGMTGLLDMVYNGSNGTLIILDNGTTAMTGHQDHPGTGYTAAQRPAPKADLKQIARALGVQRVQVVDSYDLEAVEKAIREETAAAGPSVIIARRPCALLNKEKEAVYIVDKGNCLGCRYCLELGCPALSFKEQQAVIDPVQCNGCGLCTQICPGEAIRKAGEEDE; encoded by the coding sequence GTGCGGGAACTGTTAATCGGTAACCATGCCCTGGCCCGGGGCGCCTGGGAAGCCGGGGTGCGGGTGGCCGCTGCCTACCCGGGGACGCCGAGTACGGAGATCATCGAAGCCCTGGCCCGTTACCCGGAAGTTTATGCCGAGTGGGCCCCCAACGAGAAAGTGGCCCTGGAGGTGGCCATCGGCGCGGCCATAGGCGGTGCCAGGTCTCTGGCAGCCATGAAACACGTGGGCGTCAATGTGGCCGCCGATCCCCTGATGACCCTGGCTTACACCGGCGTTAACGCCGGCCTGGTCCTTGTATCGGCCGACGACCCGGGGCTTTTTAGCTCCCAGAACGAGCAGGACAACCGTTTTTACGCCCGTTTGGCCCAGATCCCCTGCCTGGAGCCGGCCGACAGCCAGGAAGTTAAGGATATGACCATGCTGGCCTTTAGTCTTAGCGAGGAATTTGATACCCCGGTCATGCTGCGCCTGACCACCCGGATTGCCCATTCTTACAGCCTGGTGGAACTGGGCCAGCGCCGGGAAGTGCCGCTGAAGGATTATGTCAAACAGCCCGCCAAGTACGTCATGCTACCGGCCTTTGGCAAGGTGCGCCATCGGGTGGTGGAAGAAAGGCGTCTCAAACTGGCTGCCTATGCGGAAACTACACCCCTGAACCGGGTGGAATGGGCCGACCGGCGCGCCGGCGTCATTACCGCGGGTATTTCTTACCAGTACGTCAAAGAGGCTTTGCCCGGGGTTTCGATATTGAAACTGGGCTTAACCTATCCTTTCCCGGAGAAGCTGATTCGCGATTTTGTAAGGGCGGTGGAAACCTGCTATGTGGTGGAAGAACTGGAACCCTTCCTGGAAGATCAAATCCGCGCCTTGGGCCTGCCCGTAACTGGCAAGGAACTGGTACCCCGGGTGGATGAGTTGAGTAGCCTCATTGTTGCCCGGACGGTAGGCGCCCGGGTGGCAGCCGTGGCTCCCGAGCTGGTTTGCCCCGACCTGGCCGCAGTAGCTTTACCCGCGATGACCGCTGCCGGGAATCCAGCCGCAGGCAGCACGGTTTTAGCACCAGGAGAGGCAGAGGGGGTGCGGGAACAAGGGACCGCGACGGCTGCAGCGGGTGAGGAGGTAGCGGCCGCCTCCGGCCAGGGAGGTGCAGCCGCGCCGGCGGCTACCCTGACCGGGTTCCCGGCCGCTGCCGATCTCCCCGGCCGGCCGCCCCTCATGTGCCCGGGCTGCCCCCACCGCGGCGTCTTTTACGTCCTGAAGAAGCTCGGGCTGGTGGTGGCCGGCGACATCGGCTGCTATACCCTGGGAGCTACACCGCCCCTGCAGGCCATGGATACCTGTATCTGCATGGGGGCCAGCCTGGGTGTGGCCATGGGCCTGGAGAAGGCCCGGGGCCCGGAGTTTGCCCGCCGGGTGGTGGCGGTTATCGGGGATTCCACCTTCCTGCACTCAGGAATGACCGGCCTCCTGGACATGGTTTATAATGGCAGCAACGGCACCTTGATTATTTTAGACAATGGTACCACGGCCATGACGGGGCACCAGGATCACCCGGGTACCGGTTATACCGCCGCCCAGCGGCCGGCCCCCAAAGCGGACCTGAAGCAAATCGCCCGGGCCCTGGGGGTGCAGCGGGTGCAGGTGGTCGATAGCTACGACCTGGAGGCGGTGGAAAAGGCTATCCGCGAAGAAACGGCGGCAGCCGGACCTTCGGTAATTATCGCCCGCCGTCCCTGCGCCCTTTTGAATAAGGAGAAAGAAGCAGTCTATATAGTAGATAAGGGAAACTGCCTGGGATGCCGGTACTGCCTGGAACTGGGCTGCCCGGCCCTGTCCTTTAAGGAGCAGCAGGCAGTCATTGATCCGGTCCAGTGCAACGGCTGCGGCCTCTGCACCCAGATTTGCCCTGGTGAGGCCATCAGGAAGGCGGGTGAAGAAGATGAGTAA
- a CDS encoding phenylacetate--CoA ligase family protein: protein MIWDSANECRPRAEIETLQLARLQETVARVYERVPFYRQAMDAKGIRPSDIRTLADVRLLPMTTKEDFRQNYPYGLFAVPLKEVVRLHASSGTTGKPVVVGYTRRDMETWTDLVARMVSLAGVTAEDVAQVVFGYGLFTGGFGLHYGLERVGATVVPAAAGNSKRHIMLMQDFGTTVLVGTPSYVLHLAEVAEEEGVNPRELPVRLGLFGGEASSREMLREIERRWGMLATDNYGLSEVMGPGVSGECEYQDGQHVAEDHFLVEILDPATGEPCPPGVKGEVVITTLTKEALPVLRYRTRDISSLNFEPCRCGRTTARLAKITGRTDDMLIIRGVNVFPSQVESILMEIGGVSPHYQLIVTRRNYLDELEIQVEVDPEFFSDRYRQLEELEEKVVDRLHTVLQLKARVRLVEPHSIPRSEGKARRVVDLRPK from the coding sequence ATGATTTGGGATTCGGCAAATGAGTGCCGCCCGCGGGCGGAGATTGAGACTTTGCAACTGGCCCGGCTCCAGGAAACGGTGGCCCGGGTCTACGAGCGGGTGCCTTTTTACCGCCAGGCTATGGATGCCAAGGGTATCCGGCCATCGGATATCCGCACCCTGGCGGATGTCCGCTTGCTGCCCATGACTACCAAGGAGGACTTTCGCCAGAATTACCCCTACGGCCTCTTCGCCGTGCCCCTGAAGGAAGTGGTCCGCCTCCATGCTTCTTCCGGCACTACCGGCAAGCCGGTGGTGGTGGGCTATACCCGCCGGGATATGGAAACCTGGACGGATCTGGTAGCGCGCATGGTTTCCCTGGCCGGCGTGACTGCTGAGGATGTCGCCCAGGTAGTCTTTGGCTACGGCCTTTTCACCGGCGGTTTCGGCCTCCACTACGGCCTGGAGCGGGTGGGGGCGACGGTGGTACCGGCTGCGGCCGGCAACTCCAAGCGGCATATTATGTTAATGCAGGACTTTGGCACCACCGTCCTGGTGGGTACGCCGTCCTACGTCCTGCACCTGGCCGAGGTGGCGGAAGAAGAAGGTGTGAACCCGCGGGAACTCCCCGTGCGCCTGGGCCTGTTTGGCGGCGAGGCCTCCAGCCGGGAGATGCTCCGGGAAATCGAGCGGCGCTGGGGGATGCTGGCCACGGATAATTATGGCCTGTCGGAAGTCATGGGCCCGGGCGTCTCCGGCGAGTGCGAGTACCAGGACGGCCAGCACGTGGCCGAAGACCACTTCCTGGTGGAGATCCTGGACCCGGCCACGGGCGAGCCCTGCCCGCCGGGGGTCAAGGGCGAGGTGGTCATTACCACCCTGACCAAAGAGGCCCTGCCGGTACTGCGCTACCGCACCCGGGATATCTCCTCCCTGAACTTTGAGCCCTGCCGCTGCGGCCGCACCACGGCGCGCCTGGCCAAGATCACCGGCCGTACGGACGACATGCTTATAATCCGCGGTGTCAACGTTTTCCCCTCCCAGGTGGAGAGCATCCTTATGGAAATCGGCGGGGTGTCGCCCCACTACCAGCTCATCGTCACCCGGCGCAACTATCTGGATGAACTGGAAATCCAGGTGGAAGTAGATCCGGAGTTTTTCAGCGACCGCTACCGCCAGCTGGAGGAACTGGAAGAAAAGGTGGTCGACCGCCTGCATACGGTGCTGCAACTCAAAGCCCGGGTGCGCCTGGTAGAGCCCCACAGCATTCCCCGGAGCGAGGGCAAGGCCCGGCGGGTGGTGGACCTGCGGCCGAAATGA
- a CDS encoding sodium:solute symporter family transporter codes for MKFFILGLYFAILIVIGFYSLKKSRDVGGFFLGNRTVGPWISAFAYGTTYFSAVIFIGYAGKVGWGFGLSDLWIVIGNAFIGSFLAWKVLARPTREMTVRLNAMTMPEFLAARYDSPALRTVGALLIFIFLVPYSASVYMGLSYLFEQVFQIDFTTALIAMAALTAVYLVLGGYIAVTLTDFIQGLIMIGGVFVLIYYVITAPPVGGLVTGISRLAAINPRLVSPAGPNWFALLSLVVLTSLGPWGLPQMVQKFYAIKDERSIWPATVVSTLFALIIATGAYFTGAFGRLFFNNQMPLLNGKPNPDLVMPQIINQYLPSWVGLLLLLLVLAASMSTLASLVLVSSSAVAIDLVQGAVPHVSRRTVMALLRFLCVFFIGLSVYIALKPTIILVLMSLSWGTVAGAFLAPYLYGLYWPRTTKAGAWAGLLSGLIISLGLSFYYHLDGSVIPTIGSLAMIIPLGVVPLVSLVTPAFSREHLTRVFGHGRVSTATTKGMVTDDLGFGK; via the coding sequence ATGAAGTTTTTTATTTTGGGCTTATATTTTGCAATCCTTATCGTTATTGGCTTTTACAGCTTGAAGAAATCACGGGATGTCGGCGGCTTTTTCCTGGGTAACCGGACCGTGGGCCCCTGGATATCGGCCTTTGCCTACGGGACGACCTACTTCTCCGCCGTTATTTTTATTGGCTACGCCGGCAAGGTAGGCTGGGGTTTTGGCCTCTCGGATTTATGGATCGTCATCGGCAATGCCTTTATCGGTAGTTTCCTGGCCTGGAAGGTACTGGCGCGGCCGACCCGCGAAATGACGGTACGCCTGAATGCTATGACCATGCCCGAGTTCCTGGCAGCGCGTTATGACAGCCCGGCTTTACGGACGGTAGGGGCGCTGTTAATCTTTATTTTCCTGGTTCCCTATTCCGCCTCGGTATATATGGGTTTGAGCTACCTATTTGAACAGGTTTTCCAGATTGACTTTACTACCGCCCTCATCGCCATGGCCGCCCTGACGGCCGTCTACCTGGTCCTGGGCGGTTATATCGCCGTCACCCTGACAGATTTCATCCAGGGCTTGATTATGATCGGCGGCGTTTTTGTCCTGATATATTATGTGATTACCGCGCCGCCGGTGGGCGGCCTGGTCACCGGCATCAGCCGCCTGGCGGCCATAAATCCCCGCCTGGTTTCCCCGGCGGGTCCCAACTGGTTTGCCCTTTTATCCCTGGTGGTCCTTACCAGCCTGGGACCCTGGGGCCTGCCCCAGATGGTGCAGAAGTTCTATGCCATTAAGGATGAGCGTTCCATCTGGCCGGCCACGGTGGTATCCACCCTGTTTGCCCTGATTATTGCCACCGGCGCCTATTTCACGGGTGCCTTTGGCCGCCTTTTTTTCAACAACCAGATGCCCTTACTTAATGGCAAGCCCAACCCGGACCTGGTTATGCCCCAGATTATCAACCAGTACCTGCCGTCCTGGGTGGGGTTGCTCCTGCTCTTGCTGGTGCTGGCGGCTTCCATGTCCACCCTGGCTTCCCTGGTGCTGGTCTCCAGTTCGGCCGTGGCTATCGACCTGGTCCAGGGGGCAGTACCTCACGTTTCACGGCGCACGGTCATGGCTCTACTGCGTTTCTTATGCGTCTTCTTTATCGGGCTGTCAGTATACATTGCCTTAAAACCCACCATAATCCTGGTCCTCATGTCCCTGTCCTGGGGGACGGTAGCCGGGGCCTTCCTGGCACCCTACCTGTACGGTTTGTACTGGCCCCGCACCACTAAAGCCGGGGCCTGGGCGGGACTTTTGAGCGGGCTTATTATATCTCTGGGCTTATCTTTCTATTACCACCTTGATGGTAGCGTTATCCCGACAATTGGCTCCCTGGCCATGATTATTCCCCTGGGTGTGGTACCCCTGGTGAGCCTGGTCACCCCGGCCTTTTCGCGGGAGCATTTAACCAGGGTCTTTGGCCATGGCAGGGTGAGCACGGCAACAACTAAAGGAATGGTGACTGATGATTTGGGATTCGGCAAATGA
- a CDS encoding DNA-methyltransferase, whose product MVLIDRPEIANYSLPEITNRVILGNALEVLKKLPAEAVDTVFLDPPYFLQLPKKELRRWKVNTVVAGVDDDWDKFGSFAEYDEFIYRILTEIKRVMKPQATIWVIATYHSIFRIGKIMQDLGYWILNDVIWAKTNPMPNWLGVRFTNATETLIWAVKDRSAKKYTFNKKVAKEFGIGKVAANIWVLPICNGTERVKDGKGKKLHSTQKPVELLRRIILTSTREGDVVLDPMAGVGTTGYVAQALKRNFIMIEINPKYVEGIKRRFQQPWQLTLPSGQNLINQT is encoded by the coding sequence ATGGTGCTCATCGATAGGCCGGAAATAGCGAATTATTCCCTGCCAGAGATAACGAACAGGGTTATTCTGGGTAACGCCCTTGAGGTGCTAAAGAAATTACCGGCAGAGGCAGTGGATACAGTCTTTCTGGATCCACCATATTTTCTCCAGCTACCTAAAAAAGAGTTGAGAAGATGGAAGGTAAATACGGTTGTTGCAGGTGTTGATGATGATTGGGATAAGTTTGGATCTTTTGCGGAGTATGATGAATTCATCTACCGGATTCTTACTGAAATAAAGAGGGTAATGAAGCCCCAGGCCACCATCTGGGTAATTGCTACTTACCATAGTATTTTCCGGATCGGTAAGATTATGCAGGACCTGGGGTACTGGATCCTCAACGATGTTATCTGGGCCAAAACTAACCCCATGCCCAACTGGCTGGGAGTAAGATTTACCAATGCCACGGAGACGCTGATCTGGGCCGTGAAGGACAGGAGTGCTAAAAAATACACCTTTAATAAGAAAGTGGCCAAAGAATTTGGGATAGGTAAAGTTGCTGCTAATATATGGGTTCTACCAATATGTAACGGGACGGAGAGAGTGAAGGATGGGAAGGGGAAGAAATTGCATTCAACCCAAAAACCGGTGGAACTGTTGCGGCGCATAATCCTTACTTCGACCAGGGAAGGTGACGTTGTCCTTGATCCCATGGCCGGGGTGGGGACCACGGGATACGTGGCGCAGGCCCTCAAACGGAATTTCATTATGATCGAGATCAACCCCAAATACGTCGAAGGTATAAAAAGGAGGTTCCAGCAACCGTGGCAATTAACTTTGCCATCCGGGCAAAACCTTATAAACCAAACTTAA
- a CDS encoding phosphoenolpyruvate-utilizing N-terminal domain-containing protein — translation MLKGIAATPGIGIGPVYMIEMEPGEEENNNSPFLEGPEEIQTELARLEEALGRAKRDLEEVAAKTRQEIGETLMHQRVNAMLETACQLLREGAPQITSKLFIPVELQAGSTGSIKQIIFFAPWTGCVFSCLVLAAMIRFYGRGNSGGTKSPVDAGKYPGDG, via the coding sequence ATGCTGAAAGGAATTGCCGCTACGCCGGGAATAGGCATTGGGCCGGTGTACATGATCGAAATGGAACCTGGGGAAGAAGAAAACAACAATAGCCCGTTTTTAGAGGGGCCTGAGGAAATTCAGACCGAGCTGGCGCGGCTGGAGGAAGCCCTTGGCCGGGCTAAAAGGGACCTGGAAGAGGTGGCGGCCAAAACAAGGCAAGAAATCGGTGAGACCTTAATGCACCAGCGGGTAAATGCCATGCTGGAGACTGCCTGCCAGTTACTCCGGGAAGGTGCTCCGCAGATTACTTCCAAGCTCTTCATCCCTGTCGAACTGCAGGCGGGAAGTACGGGCAGCATTAAGCAAATAATATTCTTCGCACCCTGGACAGGGTGCGTTTTTTCTTGCCTGGTTTTAGCTGCCATGATAAGATTTTATGGGAGGGGTAACAGTGGAGGAACAAAAAGTCCTGTTGATGCTGGAAAATATCCAGGCGATGGTTAA
- a CDS encoding PTS sugar transporter subunit IIA, whose protein sequence is MDQGDGVLLLVDVAGGSPANIALEMVTAGNRAVVTGVNLPMLQELAPGGGYILAPSNHIGPHVAPESIVAMYRAAAELGRY, encoded by the coding sequence GTGGATCAAGGCGACGGGGTTTTACTCCTGGTGGATGTAGCCGGGGGTAGCCCGGCCAATATAGCCCTGGAGATGGTTACTGCGGGCAACAGGGCCGTGGTAACCGGTGTTAACCTGCCGATGTTGCAGGAGCTGGCTCCCGGCGGCGGCTATATCCTGGCGCCCTCCAACCACATCGGCCCGCATGTGGCCCCGGAAAGTATTGTGGCTATGTACCGGGCGGCGGCGGAATTGGGGAGATATTAA
- a CDS encoding DUF6922 domain-containing protein — translation MRLPAFLKKYFWDVPFDSLDRRNESYFILERLLEYGDTRAIRWVMRQYREEELLEVIKTSPRLSAKTGNFWRCYYHLQEDDLRCLRPPSHRRDRRHWNY, via the coding sequence TTGAGGTTACCGGCTTTTTTAAAAAAGTATTTTTGGGATGTGCCTTTTGACAGCCTGGATAGGCGGAATGAGTCATATTTTATCCTCGAGCGATTGCTGGAATATGGGGATACTAGAGCCATCCGGTGGGTTATGAGACAGTACAGGGAGGAAGAGCTCCTGGAAGTAATCAAGACGAGCCCTAGATTGTCCGCTAAAACCGGCAACTTCTGGCGTTGTTACTACCATTTGCAGGAGGATGACCTCAGGTGTTTACGTCCGCCCTCCCACCGCAGGGACAGGAGGCACTGGAATTATTAA
- a CDS encoding nucleotidyl transferase AbiEii/AbiGii toxin family protein: MFTSALPPQGQEALELLSSTGLLQNFYLAGGTALALHLGHRLSEDLDFFSPGTVDTLILKQRLQDLGNFQLLEEKWGTLHGIFQETKVSFLYYRYPLIFPLATFRGCPVASPEDIAPMKIEAIASRGSRKDFYDLYFIAREIADLRQCLEFYRRKFAGTNFNLYHVLKSLTYFADAEKEKEPVLLRRVSWNQVKEYFEEVVPPLLTAIN; encoded by the coding sequence GTGTTTACGTCCGCCCTCCCACCGCAGGGACAGGAGGCACTGGAATTATTAAGCTCTACCGGCTTGCTGCAAAATTTTTACCTGGCAGGCGGTACGGCCCTAGCCCTGCACCTTGGTCATCGCCTTTCGGAAGACCTGGATTTCTTTTCCCCTGGTACGGTGGATACCTTGATACTCAAGCAGAGACTCCAGGACCTGGGCAATTTTCAATTGCTAGAAGAAAAGTGGGGCACCCTGCACGGCATTTTTCAGGAAACTAAAGTCAGTTTTCTGTATTACCGGTATCCCCTCATCTTTCCCCTTGCTACGTTTAGGGGTTGCCCGGTGGCATCCCCTGAAGATATTGCCCCTATGAAAATAGAAGCCATCGCCTCGCGGGGCAGCAGGAAGGATTTTTATGACCTGTATTTTATTGCCCGGGAAATTGCCGACCTGCGCCAGTGCCTGGAATTTTACCGGCGTAAGTTTGCAGGGACCAACTTTAACTTGTATCACGTGCTGAAAAGCCTGACCTATTTTGCCGATGCAGAAAAAGAAAAAGAACCGGTGCTCCTGCGCCGGGTAAGCTGGAACCAGGTAAAAGAATATTTCGAGGAAGTAGTACCGCCTCTATTGACGGCTATAAACTAA
- the argH gene encoding argininosuccinate lyase, translating to MKLWGGRFTRTTDRLVEDFHSSISFDQRLYRQDIAGSIAHARMLAAVGLITPAEGEAIIKGLEEIRADIEAGRVTFDVGAEDIHINIEKLLTERIGAAGKKLHTARSRNDQVALDLRLYLKEEIPEVKKLLAGLQKVLVDLAAEHLHTIMPGYTHLQKAQPVTLAHHLLAYFEMFYRDQERLDGCLERVDVMPLGAGALAGTTLPIDREMVARELGFKEISANSLDAVADRDFVVEFLAAASLIMMHLSRLAEEIILWSSEEFGFIELDDAYSTGSSMMPQKKNPDVAELVRGKTGRVYGHLMGMLAVLKGLPLAYNKDLQEDKEALFDALDTVKGCLMVFTPMLATAKFRVERMREEAARGFATATDVAEYLVRKGLPFREAHAVVGGLVLHCLEQGKSFQDLTLAEWQSFSPHFAEDVFDCITLEACVQGRDLPGGPSPAAVQQALERARKILAGIYSNIIAPGL from the coding sequence ATGAAGCTCTGGGGCGGACGCTTTACCAGGACAACCGACCGGCTGGTGGAGGACTTCCATTCCTCCATCAGCTTCGACCAGCGCCTTTACCGGCAGGATATTGCCGGGTCAATAGCCCATGCCCGGATGCTGGCAGCGGTGGGGCTCATCACCCCGGCCGAGGGCGAGGCCATTATCAAAGGCCTGGAGGAAATCCGGGCCGACATTGAGGCCGGGCGGGTAACCTTTGATGTGGGCGCCGAAGACATCCACATAAACATCGAAAAGCTGCTCACGGAACGGATCGGCGCGGCCGGCAAAAAGCTGCACACGGCCCGCAGCCGCAACGACCAGGTGGCCCTGGACCTGCGCCTGTATTTAAAAGAGGAAATTCCAGAAGTCAAAAAGCTCCTGGCCGGCCTGCAAAAGGTCCTGGTGGACCTGGCGGCTGAGCACCTGCACACCATCATGCCCGGCTATACCCACCTGCAGAAGGCCCAGCCTGTCACCCTGGCCCACCACCTGCTGGCCTACTTTGAAATGTTCTACCGTGACCAGGAGCGTTTAGACGGGTGCCTGGAGCGGGTGGACGTCATGCCCCTGGGTGCTGGCGCCCTGGCCGGGACGACCCTCCCCATTGACCGGGAGATGGTGGCCCGGGAATTAGGCTTTAAAGAGATCAGCGCCAACTCCCTGGATGCTGTGGCCGACCGCGATTTTGTGGTGGAATTCCTGGCGGCAGCTTCCCTCATTATGATGCATTTAAGCCGCCTGGCGGAAGAAATAATCCTCTGGTCCAGCGAGGAATTCGGCTTTATCGAGCTGGACGACGCCTACAGCACCGGCTCCAGCATGATGCCCCAGAAGAAAAACCCCGACGTGGCTGAGCTGGTGCGGGGCAAGACGGGCCGGGTGTACGGCCACCTCATGGGTATGCTGGCGGTCCTGAAAGGTTTACCCCTGGCCTACAACAAGGACCTGCAGGAGGATAAAGAAGCCCTCTTTGACGCCCTGGATACGGTCAAAGGGTGTCTTATGGTTTTCACCCCCATGCTGGCCACGGCTAAATTCAGGGTTGAGCGGATGCGGGAAGAGGCAGCCCGGGGGTTTGCCACCGCCACTGACGTGGCCGAGTACCTAGTGCGTAAGGGTTTGCCCTTCCGCGAGGCCCACGCCGTGGTGGGGGGCCTGGTCCTCCACTGCCTGGAGCAGGGCAAGTCCTTCCAGGACCTCACCCTGGCCGAGTGGCAGTCCTTTTCACCTCATTTTGCGGAAGACGTCTTTGACTGCATTACCCTGGAAGCCTGCGTCCAGGGCCGCGACCTCCCCGGCGGCCCCTCCCCGGCCGCGGTGCAACAGGCCCTGGAACGGGCCAGGAAGATTCTTGCAGGAATCTACAGCAATATAATAGCGCCCGGACTTTAA
- a CDS encoding argininosuccinate synthase, translating into MQAGGQPAWFCCATIKAKGVFPVAEKVVLAYSGGLDTSIIIPWLKETYGYEVIAMAVDLGQGEELAPLEEKAIKSGATKIYILDKKREFVEEYIWPTLKAGAIYEGKYLLGTSFARPLIAKCLVEVAEKEGATAVAHGATGKGNDQVRFELGVKALNPNLKVIAPWRLWSIRSREEAIDYAAARGIPVPVTKDRPYSMDRNLWHLSHEGADLENPWNEPQDDLYLIITPPEQAPDKPAYVTIDFEKGIPVAVDGERLDAVTIVEKLNDLAAANGVGIVDMVENRLVGMKSRGVYETPGGTVLYLAHRELEYLTLDRMTMHFKEIVAAKYAELVYDGNWFSPLKKALDAFVDSTQETVTGTVRMKLYKGNCTPAGVKSPYSIYSEDLVTFGAGGDYDHKDATGFINLFGLPLKVRALMEQKAGLRQETVQKVTG; encoded by the coding sequence ATGCAGGCAGGCGGCCAACCCGCCTGGTTTTGTTGCGCTACAATTAAAGCGAAAGGAGTCTTTCCTGTGGCGGAAAAGGTAGTCCTCGCCTATTCCGGCGGGCTGGATACTTCCATTATTATCCCCTGGCTCAAAGAAACCTACGGCTACGAAGTTATTGCCATGGCCGTTGATCTTGGCCAGGGCGAGGAACTGGCGCCCCTGGAGGAAAAGGCCATCAAGAGCGGGGCGACCAAGATTTACATCCTCGACAAAAAACGTGAGTTTGTCGAAGAGTACATCTGGCCAACTCTAAAGGCCGGGGCCATTTATGAAGGCAAGTACCTGCTGGGTACCTCCTTTGCCCGGCCCCTCATTGCCAAATGCCTGGTAGAGGTGGCGGAGAAGGAAGGCGCCACCGCCGTGGCCCACGGCGCCACCGGCAAGGGTAATGACCAGGTGCGCTTCGAATTAGGAGTTAAAGCGTTAAACCCCAATTTAAAGGTTATCGCCCCCTGGCGCCTGTGGAGTATCCGCTCCCGGGAAGAAGCTATTGACTATGCCGCCGCCCGGGGTATCCCGGTACCGGTCACCAAGGACCGGCCCTACAGCATGGACCGCAACCTCTGGCACCTGAGCCACGAAGGCGCCGACCTGGAGAACCCCTGGAACGAACCCCAGGACGATCTCTATTTAATCATTACCCCGCCGGAACAGGCCCCGGATAAACCGGCTTATGTAACTATCGACTTTGAAAAGGGCATCCCGGTGGCCGTGGACGGTGAAAGGCTGGACGCCGTGACCATCGTAGAAAAATTGAACGACCTGGCGGCGGCCAACGGTGTCGGCATCGTCGACATGGTAGAAAACCGCCTGGTGGGCATGAAATCCCGGGGCGTCTATGAAACACCCGGCGGTACCGTTCTTTACCTGGCCCACCGGGAGCTGGAGTACCTGACCCTGGATCGCATGACCATGCACTTCAAGGAAATAGTGGCCGCCAAATACGCCGAGCTGGTCTACGACGGCAACTGGTTCTCGCCCCTGAAAAAGGCCCTGGACGCCTTTGTGGACAGCACCCAGGAAACGGTCACCGGCACCGTGCGCATGAAGCTGTATAAGGGCAACTGTACTCCGGCAGGAGTTAAATCACCCTACTCCATCTACAGCGAGGACCTGGTGACCTTCGGTGCCGGCGGTGATTACGACCACAAGGATGCCACCGGCTTTATCAACCTCTTCGGCCTGCCCCTGAAGGTCCGGGCATTGATGGAGCAGAAGGCGGGGTTAAGGCAAGAAACGGTTCAGAAGGTTACCGGATAG